In Clavibacter capsici, a single genomic region encodes these proteins:
- a CDS encoding VOC family protein, with amino-acid sequence MAPDDEPTLVPELLVTDLDRSLTFWCDLCGFAVRYSRPEERFAYVTLGSAHVMLEEAGAGRNWVTGPLDPPLGRGINFQVTVPDSRRVAAALEEAEVALFMPVEMKWYRVDDDQEAGVQQFVVTDPDGYLLRFQSPLGRRAVVR; translated from the coding sequence ATGGCGCCTGATGACGAACCAACTCTGGTCCCCGAGCTGCTGGTCACCGATCTCGACAGGAGTCTCACCTTCTGGTGCGATCTCTGCGGATTCGCGGTGCGCTACTCGCGCCCAGAGGAACGATTCGCTTACGTGACCCTCGGCTCGGCTCACGTGATGCTCGAGGAAGCGGGCGCAGGCCGCAACTGGGTGACCGGTCCGCTGGACCCGCCCTTGGGGCGTGGGATCAACTTCCAGGTCACGGTCCCTGACTCTCGGCGTGTTGCGGCGGCTCTTGAAGAAGCCGAGGTAGCCCTCTTTATGCCGGTAGAGATGAAGTGGTATCGGGTCGACGACGACCAGGAGGCCGGCGTGCAGCAGTTCGTCGTGACCGATCCCGACGGGTACCTCCTCCGGTTCCAGTCGCCGCTAGGACGCCGAGCAGTCGTCCGGTAG
- a CDS encoding arginase family protein, which translates to MIVLLSAPTNLGLEPPRPGSVPGAAKAPEALREAGLFRRLAELGARDGGVVLPGRYVDDDADRPTHRVRNEQAMVEHARRLADRVADVLRAGGSPLVVGGDCSVLLGAGVAMARRGGAGLVHVDGHTDFRNPGNSDRCASVAGEDLAVAVGRHRQAIADIDGCGPYFAAAHAAHVGCRDDDAEIVEVRSLLGCVVPASEWRILGTQAVADAVLRVADVSGYWLQVDVDVLDPEVMPAVDSPDPGGCTAGELVELLRALAPRAVGASVTVFDPDLDPDGRHARLVSDVVVDGLSGLGSAL; encoded by the coding sequence GTGATCGTCCTGCTCTCCGCTCCCACGAACCTCGGCTTGGAGCCGCCGCGACCGGGGTCCGTGCCGGGTGCCGCGAAGGCGCCGGAGGCCCTGCGCGAGGCCGGCCTCTTCCGGCGTCTCGCCGAGCTCGGCGCGCGCGACGGGGGAGTCGTGCTGCCGGGCCGGTACGTCGACGACGACGCGGACCGGCCGACCCATCGCGTGCGCAACGAGCAGGCCATGGTCGAGCACGCCCGGCGCCTCGCCGACCGCGTCGCGGACGTGCTGCGCGCAGGTGGTTCGCCGCTGGTGGTCGGTGGCGACTGCAGCGTCCTCCTCGGCGCCGGCGTCGCGATGGCGCGTCGCGGGGGAGCGGGACTCGTGCACGTCGACGGGCACACCGACTTCCGGAACCCCGGCAACAGCGATCGGTGCGCGAGCGTGGCGGGAGAGGACTTGGCCGTGGCCGTGGGCCGGCATCGGCAGGCGATCGCGGACATCGACGGGTGCGGGCCCTACTTCGCGGCAGCGCATGCGGCGCACGTCGGCTGCCGGGACGACGACGCCGAGATCGTCGAGGTGCGGTCCCTGCTGGGGTGCGTCGTCCCCGCGAGCGAGTGGCGCATCCTGGGCACGCAGGCGGTCGCCGACGCGGTGCTGCGCGTCGCGGACGTGTCCGGGTACTGGCTGCAGGTCGACGTCGACGTGCTCGACCCGGAGGTCATGCCCGCGGTGGACAGCCCGGATCCCGGCGGCTGCACCGCAGGCGAGCTCGTCGAGCTCCTGCGTGCGCTCGCTCCGCGCGCGGTCGGGGCCTCGGTCACGGTCTTCGACCCGGACCTCGACCCCGACGGGCGGCACGCGCGCCTGGTGAGCGACGTGGTGGTCGACGGCCTCAGTGGGCTCGGCTCGGCGCTCTAA